The genomic segment CTTTCTCCTTTACCGAGAACACtgaagcaaagagaagagaatttCATAGACTCCATCATCACTTCTACCCACCAACCAGCAACTACACCCTCATACTTTGCCTTCTGGTTCCCATAGGTGAACTTGTCATGCTCCTATTAAAGGCTGACTCCTTCCCCCCTACATAGGCACTAGATTCCATCTGCTTTCACCTATTCAAGGACATCCCTCCAAtgattctcctttctctctcctacaTTATTAATTTTTGCCCCCTGCTGAATCATTCGCAACAACATGCACATATacttctttttctcccattttaaagaCGTTTTCTTTGACCCACTCTCCCCACCAGCCACCATCCTATTTCTTTGGAGCAAAATGGCAAGAGTCGTATATACTTGCTATTTTCACTTTCTCCCTTATGGATTTTCTCTTAAAACCCATTACAGTCAAGCTGTCACCCTACCACTCCTCTAAAAGTGGTCTTGTCAAGTGATGACTCCACTTATTTCCCTTTTTGGCAAATTCCTCAACAGAATTATCAATATTCACTGTCTCCAATTTCCTTCCTCCCATTCCCTTTAAAACCTATTCTGACCTCCATCACTTATGTTGTAAAATCCATTGGTCAACTCTCGTTTTACCTGGCCTATCAGCACCACGTCACACAGTTGAACACTTTCCTTTATACATTTGGCTTTCAGCGTACTGCACATTTTCAGATTCCCTCCTACTTCACTGGTCTCTCCTTAGTCTCTTACtggttcttcctcttctccctgacCTTGTAATTTTGGAGGCCTCAGGGCTTGATCTAGCTGCTCACATCCTTGGTGATTTCAGCAAGCTCTAACTACAGCTTTAAATATCATGTATGCTGATTATTTCCAAATATGTATCCCCATCCCAGACCTCTCCTGTGCTCCAAACTCCTAATACCCACTAGGTATCTCAACTCTGTTGTCCAACAgtcatctcaaacttaacatgtccaaaagCAAACTTCTGATTTTTCCTGCAAAGGTCTGCTCTCTCATAACCTTCCCTATCTCTGCTTCTGGCAACTCCATCCTATCAGCTGCTCAGGTCAAAATCCACagagtcatccttgacttctttccttctcttataCCCCGCATCCAATTCACCATGAAATCATGCTGGCTCTACCATCATACTGTAACCACTAtccacctccactgctaccaccTAGTCTAAGAAATATCATCTTTCACCTGTATTACTTTGATAGACTCCTAAAAGATCTCCCTACATCTACCACTGGCCCCACACAGTCTATTCTTCACCCAGGAGCCAGAGTGATCCATGCAAAACATGGATCACATTTTGAGTCCTCTGTTCAAAATCCTGTAGTGGTTTCCCATTTCACTACGAATAAAAGCCAAACTTCTTACAATATCATGTAAAATATTGGCCTCTCTCACTCACCTTGTTCCAGTCACACTGATCTCCTTTTTATTCCTTGAACACCCTAAGCATGCTCCTGTCCTAGGGCCTCTGCTTAGCTCTTCTCTCTTCCTAGAATGCTCTTCTTCAGAATATCCACTTAGCTAAATCCCTCATCTTATTTGAATCTTTGccaaaattttatcttttcaatgaagTTTCCTCTGCTTACCCTATTTAAAACTACAATCTGCTCCCCACTCCCTACCCCCAGGACTCTCAATCCCCTTACTCACCTCTACCTATTGTTTtatccatagcacttatcactttCTAATATGTTTCGTttactttttatcattattatttattgtctttctccTCTGCTAGAAactccaagagggaagagatcttTGTTCTGTTTAACAATGTATCCTAAGGGCCTAGAACAGTAGTAGGCATGCTACaggcacacagtaaatatttgttgaatgtttaataaagaaaagaaatagattatATGTTCCTTGAAGGTTAGGTAGTATCTGTCTCAAAATCATTTAGCCTCATGATAACTTTGTAGAaagattctttttaaattcttgattctatttattatttctatgtctatttaggcctttcACTGCATTTCAGTGTTGATGAGTTATACATTTCCATGAATTCATATATTTCATCCAAGTTTGAAAATGTACCAgcattgggactgacatatacacactactatatataaaatagtagataactaataagaacctgctgtatagcacagggaactgtactcaatactctgtaatggcctatatggcaaaataatctaaaaagtggagatatatatatatagatatatatatatatatataactgattcactttgctgtacacctgaaactaacacaacattgtaaatcaactatactccaataaaaattttttaaaaaaagaaaagaaaatgtactgGCACAAGTCTGTCCAACATGTTCTCTTATATTTCCTTAAATCACTACTGTGACTGtatttttccttccaaatattgtttattctctctccttttattaTTAATCTTTGCTTGATACTCTCTATtgtctttcattaatttctcctCTTCTATTCATCATTACCTCTTCTCTACTTTCTTTGGCTTAACTCTACTGGTCTTGTACACACTACTCAAGTTACAGTCTGTGATGAGTAAGCGATACAGTGCTCACCAATATTTCCAGTTTCCTTCACCTTCCAATCTCAGGGGAGGATTATATTTCCCTGACCCCTTGAAGCTAGGCAAGGCCATCTGACTAGCTCCGGCCAGTGACATACGTCACTTTTAatggaaacatctaaaaacctaTGCATGGGGAAAggatggtctcttcaataaatactgCTTGGTCAATCAGATAATCATATGGGAGGAAAAATGAATCTTGACTCCCctcacaccattcacaaaaagcAACTCCAAATGGATTGCAGATATAAATGTGAACGATGTTAGAAAGgcaagatttcttaaacaggacacaaaaagcactaatctaaaggggaaaatgataaattggaatATATGAAGATTCAAaacttttgttcactaaaaggcaTCATTAAGATAGTGAAAAAGCAACTCACGGAGGGAGAGGATATTTGCAATACACAGATCTGAAAAAGGACTCGTGTCTAGCACGTATAATGCATTCCTACAAATCAACATGAAAAATATAGAACACGCAATGAGGAGAAGACTCGGATACTTCACAAAAAGAGAATATCCAAATggcaaaatcaaaaccacatgaaaAGCTTCCCAATTTCTTAGACACtgggtaaatgcaaattaaaaccaccgtGTAACACCATCACACATACACCAGAATAATCCGAATAAAAAGGATGGCAGAAGCCACAAGAATAGACTCTATGAGACCGAGAGCAGGTACCTAGAGACTGAGAGGTGAGTATCGGGAAATTGAAGGGTGGGCTGCGCAATAGGCTGGTTTGCATAAGTAAGTCTTTGATTAGGAAAACAGATGCCAACAAACAGCTGGTCAGGCTGCTACCAACATAAGCGACCCTAATGGGGCCCAGGGGATCCCTCTCCCCCAAACCCGCAACCTCACTACTCCCGACCATGTCCTGGGCGACCTGGACCCACAGCAGTGCCAGaagcttttagaagaaagcaAGATGATGCAGGTGATGGTGGAGACGAGTGAGGGCAGCTTGGAGATCAAAGCACTCCCACCGCCCCAGCTTCCGGTGGAGGGGGGCGCACCCCCAGGGCCCCACGGGCTGCGGGCCTACTCCCCAGATCCCAGTCGCTGGGGGTCGCGACCGAAGCAGGGCGGGAGGAGGTCGTGCCACCCGGGGAGGGTGTGAAAGCAGCCTCTGCCTCTGCGGCAGCAGACAGCAGCCTGAAAAATGGCTTTCAGCGTGAAACTGGTGGGGAGAAGGCCCTAGAAACCTGTGGCACAGAGCGGTCGGAGTCTGAGCTGATGATGACTGGGGCAAAGGCCGCGGAAGCGAGGACTGAAAGGGGCACCATCTTCTCAGAAGCAGTGGACGAGGAGGAGAGGGTTGAAGTGGAGGAAAAGCTAGTGGCTGAGGAAATGGAAGTGGTGGAGAAGCACAGAGGGGTAAATGAGGTGAAGGATGAGGCAAGGCCCCAGCCCAGAGTGAGGGTCTCCACCTGAATCCCCTGGAAGCCATCCAGCTGGAACTGCACACCCTCAGGCTGACCGGGCCTTCCTCCAGTTCGGGCGCAATTTTGGGCGCATGTGTCAACACTACCTACAGTGGAGGTACATCCTGGGCTTCTGAGTCACTACCGTTCGGAACCACCCACAGCTATCTGCCCTGATTAGAGGCAGAGGTGCAGAGATGTTCAGGTACGTAGCGAATTATAAGGTGAAGGAACTCAGACATCCTAGGATGGGGTGCAAGTTCAAGTTCTTCTTTCGAAGAAACCCATAATTCTTCTTTCGAAGAAACAACTGGATTGTGAAGGAATACGAGGTCAGATCCTCGGGGCACGTGGTGTTTCTTTCCACTCCGATCATATGGCACCCGGGCCATGAACCCCAGGCCTTTCTTCCTAGGAACCAAGACCTCATGTGCAGCTTCTTTGCCTGGTTTTCAGACCACAGCCTTCCAGAGTCTGACAGGATTGCTGAGATTATCAAAGAGGACCTCTGGCCAAATCCACTGCAGTACTACTTATGGGATGAAGGAGCCCATAGGGCTAGACTTCTCCAGACAAGGGAGCCAGTGGAGATACCCAGGCCCGTTGGGTTCCAATCTGGTTAACCTTTGCTCTTGGAAATACTCCCACACAGGTCCCCTACCACGTCCTGCCAGACCTAGGCCTTAGCAACAGCAAGGGTATGCCTTTGACTGATTTTGTGCTCACCTTTCTGCACCTTCCCTCCACTGGACATTCAGCTCTCTCAGCTTTCCAGATTGGGACCTTCGTGGCTATGCTGCACCACGTCCCCGTGGCATGCTGTTGTGCATTAATATCACATGCTGCATGGTGGTAGTTCACACTCTTCTAAGCCAAATAAATGATGCTACAGATGGCACTGCCTTTGTCTGCACTGCTTGGACCCTGTTTGCTCCCAAGGCTTCTGGTCTAGTTACTACCATCTGgatttccagctttttttttttttttttttgcggtacgcgggcccctcactgttgtggcctctcccgttgtggagcacaggctccggctgcgcaggcccagtggccatggctcacgggcccagccgctccgcggcatgtgggatcttcccagaccggggcatgaacccgtgtcccctgcatcggcaggtggactctcaaccactgcgctaccagggaagccctccagctgtTTTTAAGAGCCTGTTTTACTCATTCTGCTCTGCACGTGGCCTGTGGACAATTGCTGGGCATTAATAAAatcaagagagagaagaagggggcTGCTTGGTCTCTGGTTTATGCAACTCCGTTGCTCTTCCTGCTTCTCTGATCACCTAATGCTGCCTGCTACTGGCTACACCCACCCCCTTAGGCTGCCACCTGCTGGATGAACATTTTCTAGACCATTGTCAGCTCCACTTTCTGGTTTTTGGTCAACAAGGATCTTCAGAACTGGTGGTAGACCCAGGCTTCCTGCCATCATATAAAAGACCTTTCTATTTCTCCCCTAAAAGACCTCAATTCCTCACCATCACTCAGGAACCCTACTGACTGTCAGGCAAATGGTTGAGGTGACGAGTTAGACCCTATTTGCATGGCAAGGATAATGATGGTGTCCTTGCTAAGTACCAGGCTTTCTCAGCCTCAACCAGTGAAGCCATACAAAAGTTAGGTACTtttggggcttcccgggtggcgcagtggttgagagtccgtctgccgatgcaggggacacgggttcgtgccccggtccgggaagatcccacatgccgcggagcggctggtcccgtgagccatggccgctgagcctgcgcgtctggaggctgtgctccgcaacgggagaggccacaacagtgagaggcccgcgtacagcaaaaaaaaaaaaaaaggtacttttgTCTCCCTTCCTCGTCCTGAATATGAAGAAGTGCCAGCAGTGCCAGGGTAGGTGTACAGTTTCTCTCGTATTTCTCATATCACttctatctctttttaaaaagtggtagcTCAGAAGCATCTGCAGAAGCAGGCTTTTCGGTTTAACTTGGCTGTTTATCATTTCCAGAGGCAGAGAGATGGTCCTGTCAAGGAGACTACCAGAGCTCTCAGTCCCTCTCTGCCTTCTTCCCAGCCCTCACCCATCTATAGCAATGCCTAGTTGGTTTAAAGAAAGACATACatggaatgaatggatggaagaactaaagagattGTGATGGATGCCCGCCCTGAGAAGGAAAACTGAACAGACGGCCAGAGGCAGAAATGAGCCAGGGGAAATATGGGCCTAGAATAAACACAGGATTGACAGAGCCTGCAAGGAAGGGATACCTTCTCTTGTTAGTGGTGATAGGAGGAGAAGTACTCTTCTCAGGATTGGGATGGGAGAATTGAAGGTGGTTGAAGTGCTATGTTGccgaaagatgattttttttaaagaaatacaaacaatgcAACTTCGTGTGTTTTATGTAGAAAATTAATACCATGCCCTTAATTTCACTAGTATTTAGTAAAACCTTATtactttctctgtttctgtttactgGGAAGATGTGGTTGTAtagattttcttttgctttcagttGGGAACATTTGGGAGAATGTTAATTTCTTTCTGGTACAATATGGAGACTTTTGTGAATATTCACACAGTTTTCAACTCGTTTCTGTTAAAACTGTATCTTTAGAAGTATAATTTGAATAACTTGGTCTTATCAGACTCTGAGGACTTTGGAAACTGTTGTCTTTATGGAAAAATAACCTACAAAAAAATTGTGGCTCTGATTGTCTTGACAATTCACCCTGGTAACAACTTAATAATTGATGTATCTCTTTTCCTAAATGGCAAAAATACTTGTGAGATTGCTCTGTAAAATTGGAAGTGTACCATTGGCATATTTATCTTTCCTTATGTGCACCTTGGTAAAATAAACGCAcgtaaacaaaactaaactaaaaggatgaaaaataacAAGGGTGGAGAAATACACAGAGAAACAAGAATGCTCATACACTTCTAGTGGAAGAGTAGCTTAGTACAGATACTTTAGAAAATTGTTTGGCGGTATCTATGCACACCCTCTGATCCAGTTCTGGgaatatacccaacagaaatacATGCACTGCATATATTCACAAAGACATGCATAAAAGTGTTTATAACAGCCCAATTCTAAGAGCAGGAACTGCACCAGCATCTATCAACAGTAGAaaaagtaagttttgaaatacacaacggaatactatgagaaataaaaaacTATGCCTACGTGCAATTGtgaatgaatctcacaaacatgagGTTGGAtgaaggaagccagtcacaaGAGTACATGctgtgtaattccatttatatatgaattttaagcacaggtaaaactaatctatggtggtAGAAGTTGGAATAGTGATTACTACCAAGAACAGTGACGCGTCTGAGATTTTGCCCTGCTTACAAACTATTATGTTCCCTGCCTAGTTAACAGCTGCTGAGTCAAGAGACGAAGAACCTTACAACTCAATAGCCAGTGTCAGTATTGCAGCAACTTCTTGAGCCCTGCTTCCTAATTATGCAACATGAAGAAAGCCAGGTGACAGCTGCACACACTCTGGGTTGCATTACAGGAGAGGAACCCTGAGTTTAGGCAACCTCAGTTTTATAA from the Globicephala melas chromosome 12, mGloMel1.2, whole genome shotgun sequence genome contains:
- the TSPYL6 gene encoding LOW QUALITY PROTEIN: testis-specific Y-encoded-like protein 6 (The sequence of the model RefSeq protein was modified relative to this genomic sequence to represent the inferred CDS: inserted 2 bases in 2 codons; substituted 2 bases at 2 genomic stop codons); the protein is MWTELSGENSSLPCMLQRVARRLRNGITGRLSHSEVWQVILGKLSHLGLRTAEAPQTTLSMPMCSFQHGGFRVARLRTPSGGGGRTPRAPRAAGLLPRSQSLGVATEAGREEVVPPGEGVKAASASAAADSSLKNGFQRETGGEKALETCGTERSESELMMTGAKAAEARTERGTIFSEAVDEEERVEVEEKLVAEEMEVVEKHRGVNEVKDEARPQPXSEGLHLNPLEAIQLELXHPQADRAFLQFGRNFGRMCQHYLQWRYILGFXVTTVRNHPQLSALIRGRGAEMFRYVANYKVKELRHPRMGCKFKFFFRRNPXFFFRRNNWIVKEYEVRSSGHVVFLSTPIIWHPGHEPQAFLPRNQDLMCSFFAWFSDHSLPESDRIAEIIKEDLWPNPLQYYLWDEGAHRARLLQTREPVEIPRPVGFQSG